The Thiorhodovibrio litoralis genome includes a window with the following:
- a CDS encoding PAS domain S-box protein — MGSNKDKQPKDKNDKVTGATPSGPLIKPPPLEGSALPPELMLAAHLPVGVAVYWPLDDGADFEILYLNPVGARMLERAAEDLTGQRLSEAFPGAQAIGVLGALQEAHRSGCPQNLDSELYRDEGVELWVNNRLLRLETGTHRGALVAVFSDESDLVQLRRDSLEQRNRFRLVFENSLIGIFVVDNDRRIIEINDCACGIFGYDAQSLLGESVEILHLSPASFQRFGEEVFSKIESTGLVDVRYDLKRGSGEAFLAALSGRPLNGVDREAGVIWVVADISAMSRAEEALRASEERFALAASGANEGIWDWDIKTNRAYLSPRWKELIGYRDDEIPNRFEEWSSRVHPDDLSAANAAIEAHLRGETEMLETEFRMRCKDGSWRWILGRGLCVRDEQGRPLRMAGSHSDIDERRRAEDRARSQEAHLAAVLDTVQTGIVVIDHDEHLVVDANELAAQILGCPREELIGAPCGGRLCVNPQACPFAAETWHAALPITNQEAVFVRADGARVDVLKSSVPLRLDGRKLLIESFVDISSIKETEQALRRAKEEAESAAIAKSEFLAKMSHEIRTPMNSILGMTKLTLDTELDAEQRENLEIVDASAESLLALIDDILDFSKLEAHRVAMDPVDFDLSALFEEVLDGFAFRAAEKGLELIEFIDPQVPLGLCGDSQRLRQVLVNLVGNAIKFTAVGDIVVSVELVPDPKAQAAGQRATGSDDDASDRSQHLTGLGGAETGSSMTGTGGDGARNGMQPKWLRFTVRDTGVGVASDKQADIFLAFQQADNSVTRQFGGSGLGLSISRQLVELMGGRIGLESTPGKGSEFWFEVPLPPASSPVPSANLMVPDLKDLRCLVVDDNSANRRLLVKTLEGWGCRPRAVESGSQALAVLEDASATNEPYRMVLLDLLMPEMDGEQTARAIQQGRTCGDPDILLLASASVRGQASRLRALGVRSLLIKPVRQRQLLRAMSQALAGPNSAVDAAMASRNPKRISQTASFPGAQVLLVEDRLFNRKVALSYLARFGVEVTTAANGLHALELARQRAFDLILMDVQMPLLDGRKATMAIRDDPDNPNRDAPIVAMTAHVLDGDREKCMNAGMDDYLTKPIRLDQLERALAHWLNDAANRPPSAPAREERPATETFAWEPWRGESQDAERQPDREPDWQQDSEPDSQPEPSLPPELESLFEGDTDGLADLLGTFVHDAGADLENLMDAWRTRDPEQVRSNLHALKGLVGNMGYQALADRLARLEDAFRDADAIPSGATGLEKLIEQFQGDLSELIARLQMRLDGD; from the coding sequence ATGGGCTCCAACAAAGATAAACAACCGAAAGACAAAAACGACAAGGTGACCGGTGCAACCCCTAGCGGACCTCTAATAAAGCCGCCACCACTGGAAGGTTCGGCACTGCCACCCGAGTTGATGCTGGCGGCGCATCTGCCTGTCGGTGTCGCGGTCTACTGGCCGCTCGATGACGGCGCTGATTTTGAGATTCTTTATCTCAATCCAGTCGGTGCGCGCATGCTTGAGCGCGCGGCGGAGGATTTGACTGGGCAGCGCTTAAGCGAGGCGTTTCCTGGTGCGCAAGCCATTGGCGTGCTGGGTGCTCTGCAGGAGGCCCATCGCAGCGGGTGCCCGCAAAACCTGGACTCCGAGCTGTACCGGGACGAGGGCGTGGAGCTGTGGGTCAATAATCGCCTCCTGCGCCTGGAAACCGGCACGCATCGCGGCGCGCTGGTGGCGGTCTTTTCCGACGAATCTGACCTGGTTCAGCTGCGCCGCGACAGCCTGGAGCAACGTAACCGCTTCCGCTTGGTGTTCGAGAATAGCCTGATTGGCATTTTCGTTGTCGATAACGACCGGCGCATCATTGAGATCAATGACTGTGCCTGCGGCATCTTCGGCTACGACGCCCAGTCACTGCTCGGTGAGTCGGTGGAAATTCTGCATCTCTCCCCGGCCTCTTTCCAACGCTTTGGTGAGGAGGTGTTCTCCAAGATTGAGAGCACCGGGCTTGTCGACGTTCGCTACGATCTCAAGCGCGGCAGCGGCGAGGCCTTCCTGGCGGCACTCTCGGGTCGCCCGCTCAATGGTGTCGATCGCGAGGCTGGGGTCATCTGGGTGGTGGCCGATATTTCAGCCATGTCCCGTGCTGAGGAAGCTTTGCGCGCAAGCGAGGAGCGCTTCGCGTTGGCCGCATCCGGTGCCAACGAGGGCATCTGGGACTGGGATATCAAGACCAATCGCGCCTATCTGTCGCCGCGCTGGAAGGAACTGATTGGCTACCGCGACGATGAAATCCCTAACCGTTTCGAGGAGTGGTCATCGCGGGTGCATCCGGATGATCTGTCCGCGGCCAATGCGGCGATCGAGGCCCACCTGCGTGGCGAGACGGAGATGCTCGAGACCGAGTTTCGCATGCGCTGCAAGGACGGCTCCTGGCGCTGGATTCTGGGGCGTGGGCTGTGCGTGCGCGACGAGCAGGGGCGCCCGCTGCGCATGGCCGGCTCACACAGCGATATCGACGAACGGCGGCGCGCCGAGGATCGGGCGCGGTCGCAAGAAGCGCACCTGGCCGCGGTGCTCGACACCGTTCAGACCGGCATTGTCGTGATCGATCACGACGAGCACTTGGTGGTGGACGCCAACGAGCTGGCTGCGCAGATTCTCGGTTGCCCGCGCGAGGAGCTGATCGGGGCCCCTTGCGGTGGGCGCCTGTGTGTGAACCCGCAGGCCTGTCCTTTTGCCGCCGAAACATGGCACGCGGCCTTGCCGATCACCAACCAGGAGGCCGTGTTTGTCCGCGCTGATGGGGCGCGCGTGGATGTGCTCAAGAGCTCGGTCCCGCTGCGACTGGATGGTCGCAAGCTGCTGATTGAAAGCTTTGTCGACATCTCGTCCATCAAAGAGACCGAGCAGGCCTTGCGCCGCGCCAAGGAGGAGGCAGAGTCCGCCGCCATCGCCAAGAGCGAATTTCTGGCCAAGATGAGCCACGAGATTCGCACGCCGATGAACTCCATCCTCGGCATGACCAAGCTCACGCTCGACACCGAGTTGGACGCCGAGCAGCGCGAGAATCTGGAAATCGTCGATGCCTCGGCGGAATCCCTGCTGGCGCTGATCGACGACATCCTCGACTTCTCCAAGCTTGAGGCGCATCGGGTGGCGATGGACCCGGTGGATTTCGATCTCAGCGCGCTGTTTGAGGAGGTCCTCGACGGCTTTGCCTTCCGCGCGGCGGAAAAGGGCCTGGAGCTGATTGAATTCATCGATCCGCAGGTCCCGCTGGGATTGTGCGGTGATTCTCAACGCTTGCGCCAAGTGCTAGTCAACCTGGTTGGCAACGCGATCAAATTCACCGCAGTCGGCGACATCGTGGTGAGCGTGGAATTGGTGCCTGACCCGAAAGCTCAGGCTGCTGGGCAGCGTGCGACAGGGTCGGACGACGATGCGAGCGACCGGTCACAACACCTGACGGGCCTTGGCGGAGCCGAAACGGGTTCCAGCATGACCGGCACGGGTGGGGATGGCGCCAGAAATGGCATGCAGCCGAAATGGCTGCGCTTTACGGTGCGTGATACCGGTGTGGGCGTGGCGAGCGACAAGCAGGCGGACATCTTTCTCGCCTTTCAGCAGGCCGACAACAGTGTGACGCGCCAGTTCGGCGGTTCGGGCCTGGGGCTTAGCATCAGCCGGCAGTTGGTCGAGCTGATGGGAGGCCGGATCGGCCTCGAGAGCACGCCGGGGAAGGGCAGTGAGTTTTGGTTTGAGGTCCCGCTGCCGCCGGCCAGCAGCCCGGTGCCGAGCGCCAATCTCATGGTGCCTGATCTCAAGGACCTGCGCTGTCTGGTGGTGGATGACAATAGCGCCAATCGGCGTTTGCTGGTCAAAACGCTTGAGGGCTGGGGCTGCCGGCCGCGCGCGGTGGAAAGCGGGAGCCAAGCGCTCGCGGTGCTGGAAGATGCGAGTGCGACCAACGAGCCCTATCGCATGGTACTGCTTGATCTCCTGATGCCGGAGATGGACGGTGAGCAGACAGCACGCGCTATCCAGCAGGGCAGGACCTGTGGCGACCCTGACATTCTGCTGCTGGCCTCGGCGAGCGTGCGCGGCCAGGCAAGTCGCCTGCGCGCCCTCGGCGTGCGCAGCCTGCTGATCAAACCGGTCCGTCAGCGCCAATTGCTGCGCGCCATGAGCCAGGCACTCGCAGGCCCCAATTCGGCTGTTGATGCCGCGATGGCGTCGCGCAACCCGAAGCGGATTAGCCAGACAGCATCCTTCCCGGGCGCGCAGGTGCTGCTGGTCGAGGATCGGCTGTTCAATCGCAAGGTGGCGCTGTCCTATCTGGCGCGGTTTGGTGTCGAGGTGACCACGGCCGCGAACGGGCTGCACGCATTGGAGCTGGCGCGCCAGCGCGCATTCGACCTGATCCTGATGGATGTGCAGATGCCGTTGCTCGATGGGCGCAAGGCGACGATGGCGATTCGCGATGATCCCGACAATCCCAACCGCGATGCGCCCATCGTGGCGATGACGGCGCATGTGCTTGATGGTGACCGCGAGAAGTGCATGAACGCCGGCATGGATGACTATCTGACCAAGCCGATCCGACTCGACCAGCTTGAGCGGGCGCTTGCGCACTGGCTGAACGACGCCGCGAACAGGCCGCCGTCAGCGCCGGCGAGAGAAGAAAGACCGGCAACGGAAACCTTCGCGTGGGAACCCTGGCGGGGTGAGTCTCAGGATGCTGAGCGCCAGCCAGATAGGGAGCCGGATTGGCAGCAGGATTCGGAGCCGGATTCGCAGCCGGAGCCGTCCTTGCCGCCGGAGCTTGAGTCTTTATTCGAAGGGGATACCGACGGGCTTGCGGATCTGCTCGGCACCTTCGTGCACGACGCCGGAGCCGATCTGGAAAATCTCATGGATGCCTGGCGCACGCGCGACCCCGAGCAGGTGCGGTCCAATCTGCACGCGCTCAAAGGCCTGGTTGGGAACATGGGTTACCAGGCCCTGGCTGATCGCCTAGCCAGGCTCGAGGATGCTTTCCGCGATGCCGACGCCATTCCGAGCGGAGCGACCGGACTGGAAAAACTCATCGAGCAATTTCAGGGCGATCTGAGCGAACTGATCGCGCGGCTGCAAATGCGGCTGGACGGCGACTGA
- a CDS encoding diguanylate cyclase: MISESSEQVLLVEDSRSLRQYLAEAIEDRADVRVAGAGSLSEAQALIEQGTQQFFVGILDLNLPDAPNGEIVDLVVETGLPIIVLTGYMDDGLRERILAKPNVIDYVVKTNASEIDYVANLVRRIHRNNKIKVLIVDDSRSFRVYLRELLRTHRYQTLEAADGEEALAMLQQHHDIRLMLTDFHMPKMDGQTLIAQARRHFDRNQIGIIGISDQSAPITSAKLLKAGANDFIAKPFLIEEFYCRITQNVETLEFIRFMRDSAVRDFLTQLFNRRYLFDVGAKAYDHAKEKDLGFATVVIDIDHFKQINDIHGHFVGDRVLQRVASQLQKTIHSDDLLVRYGGEEFCWLIKGERASAQLDQELERIRHGIEALEVPNGDAVLRVTASLGATLNKSHSLAAMIDIADAALYLAKTQGRNRAHIS, translated from the coding sequence ATGATCAGCGAATCGAGCGAACAGGTCTTATTGGTCGAGGACAGCCGCTCGCTGCGCCAATATCTTGCCGAAGCCATTGAGGACCGCGCCGATGTCCGCGTCGCTGGCGCCGGTTCCCTCAGCGAGGCGCAAGCACTGATTGAGCAGGGAACGCAGCAGTTCTTCGTTGGCATCCTCGACCTCAACCTGCCCGACGCGCCCAATGGCGAGATTGTCGATCTGGTGGTGGAAACCGGCCTGCCAATCATCGTGCTGACCGGCTACATGGATGATGGCCTGCGCGAACGGATTCTCGCCAAGCCCAATGTGATCGACTACGTGGTCAAGACCAACGCGAGCGAAATCGACTATGTCGCCAACCTGGTCAGGCGCATTCATCGCAACAACAAGATCAAGGTCCTGATCGTCGATGATTCGCGGAGCTTCCGCGTCTATCTGCGCGAGTTGCTGCGCACCCACAGGTACCAGACGCTGGAGGCCGCTGACGGCGAGGAGGCGCTCGCCATGCTGCAGCAGCATCACGACATCCGCCTGATGCTCACCGACTTCCACATGCCCAAAATGGACGGCCAGACGCTGATCGCGCAGGCGCGCCGGCACTTCGACCGCAATCAAATCGGCATCATCGGTATTTCTGATCAGAGCGCGCCCATCACCTCGGCCAAGTTGCTCAAGGCCGGCGCCAATGACTTCATCGCCAAGCCGTTTCTGATTGAGGAGTTCTACTGCCGCATCACCCAGAATGTCGAAACCCTGGAGTTCATTCGCTTCATGCGCGACTCGGCCGTGCGTGACTTCCTCACCCAGCTATTCAACAGACGCTACCTGTTCGATGTCGGCGCCAAAGCCTACGACCATGCGAAAGAGAAGGACTTGGGGTTTGCCACGGTTGTGATCGATATCGACCACTTCAAGCAGATCAACGATATCCACGGCCATTTCGTCGGCGACCGCGTGCTGCAGCGGGTGGCGTCACAACTGCAGAAGACCATTCACAGCGACGACCTGCTGGTGCGCTACGGCGGCGAGGAGTTTTGCTGGCTCATCAAGGGCGAGCGCGCATCGGCGCAGCTTGATCAAGAATTGGAACGCATCCGCCATGGCATTGAGGCGCTCGAAGTGCCAAACGGCGACGCGGTGCTGCGCGTGACTGCCAGCCTCGGCGCCACGCTGAACAAATCCCATTCGCTCGCGGCCATGATCGACATCGCCGACGCCGCGCTCTACCTCGCCAAAACCCAGGGACGCAACCGAGCGCACATCAGCTGA
- the dxs gene encoding 1-deoxy-D-xylulose-5-phosphate synthase yields the protein MPDPTPDPTMSRFPLLSQIEDPADLRALSGDELKELAAELRAFLIESVSRTGGHLAAGLGVVELTIALHHVFDTPHDRVVWDVGHQAYPHKILTGRRDRMHRMRMKGGLSGFPKRSESRYDTFGVGHSSTSISAALGMSIAARLKGERRQVIAIIGDGSLGAGMAFEALNHGGPLDPDLLVILNDNEMSISPPVGAISSHLARLLSSRVYTSMREGSKSALRGLPHLRELVGRWEEHVKGMVMPSTMFEELGFNYIGPINGHDMDDLVSTLHNMKSMPGPRFLHVATQKGHGYEPALGQPVQFHGVTPFDSKTGRMHKKSGGKTYTQIFGDWLCEAAEKEPRLLAITPAMREGSGMVAFSERFPERYFDVGIAEQHAVTLAAGMACEGMKPVVAIYSTFLQRAYDQLVHDVCLQGLDVTFAVDRAGLVGADGATHAGSFDLSFGRPLPNLVIMAPADENECRRMLQTALEHPGPALVRYPRGSGPGVEVDIQAPVLPIGEGEVLRRGQDVALLGFGSRVAPALEVGEEVDATVVNMRFVKPLDERLILELADQHQLLITVEENVVAGGAGSAVSELLAAHGLAVRCLHLGLPDVCQEQASHGQQLHACGLDTDGIRAAVLSEMADLGLEPGRNRESDPRLTQVSA from the coding sequence ATGCCCGATCCCACGCCCGATCCCACCATGAGCCGTTTTCCGCTGCTTTCGCAAATTGAGGACCCGGCCGATCTGCGCGCGCTAAGCGGTGATGAGCTCAAAGAATTGGCTGCCGAGCTGCGTGCCTTTCTGATTGAGAGCGTTTCGCGCACGGGCGGGCACCTGGCCGCCGGGCTGGGCGTGGTGGAGCTGACCATCGCGCTCCACCATGTTTTTGATACGCCCCATGATCGTGTGGTCTGGGACGTTGGCCACCAGGCCTATCCGCACAAGATTCTGACCGGGCGGCGCGATCGCATGCACCGCATGCGCATGAAAGGCGGCCTGTCTGGCTTCCCCAAGCGCAGCGAGAGCCGCTACGACACCTTCGGCGTCGGTCACTCCAGCACTTCCATCAGCGCGGCGCTCGGCATGTCGATTGCCGCGCGGCTGAAGGGCGAGCGACGGCAGGTTATCGCCATCATCGGCGACGGCTCGCTGGGGGCTGGCATGGCGTTTGAGGCGCTCAATCACGGCGGCCCGCTCGACCCGGACCTGCTGGTGATCCTGAACGACAATGAAATGTCCATCTCGCCGCCGGTGGGGGCCATTAGCAGCCATCTTGCGCGCTTGCTGTCGAGCCGCGTCTATACCAGCATGCGCGAGGGTAGCAAGTCCGCCCTGCGCGGTCTGCCGCATCTGCGCGAGCTGGTGGGTCGCTGGGAGGAGCACGTGAAGGGCATGGTCATGCCGAGCACCATGTTCGAGGAACTGGGCTTCAATTACATCGGGCCGATCAATGGCCACGACATGGATGACCTGGTCTCGACCCTCCACAACATGAAATCCATGCCGGGTCCACGCTTTCTCCATGTGGCCACGCAGAAAGGCCACGGTTACGAGCCGGCCCTGGGGCAACCGGTGCAGTTTCATGGCGTCACACCCTTCGACTCCAAGACCGGGCGGATGCACAAGAAGTCCGGCGGTAAGACCTACACCCAGATTTTCGGCGACTGGCTGTGCGAGGCTGCCGAGAAGGAGCCACGGCTGCTCGCGATCACTCCCGCGATGCGCGAGGGCTCGGGGATGGTGGCTTTTTCGGAGCGTTTTCCCGAACGCTATTTCGATGTCGGCATCGCCGAGCAGCATGCGGTGACCCTGGCCGCCGGCATGGCTTGCGAGGGCATGAAGCCGGTAGTGGCCATTTATTCGACCTTTTTGCAGCGGGCCTATGATCAGCTGGTGCACGATGTCTGCCTGCAAGGGTTGGATGTGACTTTCGCGGTGGACCGAGCCGGGCTGGTCGGCGCCGACGGGGCGACTCATGCCGGCAGTTTCGACCTGAGCTTCGGTCGGCCGCTGCCGAATCTGGTCATCATGGCACCGGCGGACGAGAACGAATGTCGGCGCATGCTGCAGACGGCACTCGAGCATCCGGGCCCGGCACTGGTGCGCTACCCGCGCGGCTCCGGACCCGGTGTGGAGGTCGACATCCAGGCTCCCGTGCTGCCGATCGGCGAGGGTGAGGTGTTGCGCCGTGGCCAGGACGTCGCCCTGCTTGGCTTCGGTAGTCGGGTGGCGCCGGCGCTGGAGGTGGGTGAGGAGGTCGATGCCACTGTGGTGAACATGCGTTTCGTCAAGCCGCTCGATGAGCGTCTGATTCTGGAGCTGGCGGATCAGCACCAACTGCTGATCACGGTGGAGGAAAATGTCGTCGCCGGCGGCGCCGGCTCGGCGGTCTCTGAGTTACTGGCTGCTCATGGGCTGGCGGTGCGCTGCCTTCATCTTGGTCTGCCGGATGTCTGCCAGGAGCAGGCCAGCCACGGCCAGCAGCTGCACGCCTGCGGTTTGGACACCGACGGCATCCGTGCCGCCGTGCTGAGCGAGATGGCCGATCTTGGTCTTGAGCCGGGGCGGAATCGGGAATCTGATCCGCGACTGACGCAAGTTTCCGCTTAA